One window of the Benincasa hispida cultivar B227 chromosome 3, ASM972705v1, whole genome shotgun sequence genome contains the following:
- the LOC120072854 gene encoding endochitinase-like → MKNMKAYSLIILVSVFDLGAVSAEQCGRQANGALCPNGLCCSQFGFCGNTDDYCKTGCQSQCRGSSSPTPSGSGVGSIISESLYNQMLKYSRDPRCPSNGFYAYNAFITAANSFPGFGTTGDVATRKRELAAFFGQTSHETTGGWPTAPDGPYAWGYCFIRERNQDVYCTPSQQWPCAAGQKYYGRGPIQLTHNYNYGPAGNAINSNLLSNPDLVATNAVISFKTAIWFWMTPQGNKPSCHDVITGRWQPSSADTAAGRVPGYGVLTNIINGGLECGRGPDGRVADRIGFFKRYCDMLGIGYGNNLDCYNQRSF, encoded by the exons ATGAAAAATATGAAGGCCTATTCACTTATAATTTTAGTCTCTGtctttgatttgggagctgtcTCAGCCGAGCAATGTGGGCGGCAGGCCAATGGCGCCTTGTGCCCCAATGGTCTCTGTTGTAGCCAGTTCGGGTTCTGTGGCAATACCGATGACTACTGTAAAACTGGTTGCCAGAGCCAGTGTCGCGGCTCAAGTTCTCCTACACCCTCTGGTAGTGGCGTTGGAAGTATCATCAGTGAGAGTCTTTACAATCAAATGCTCAAGTATAGCAGGGATCCTCGGTGTCCTAGTAATGGCTTCTATGCCTATAATGCTTTTATTACTGCTGCTAACTCCTTCCCAGGCTTTGGGACCACGGGAGATGTTGCTACTCGGAAAAGGGAGCTTGCAGCTTTCTTTGGCCAAACTTCTCATGAGACTACTG GAGGATGGCCAACTGCACCGGATGGCCCATATGCGTGGGGATACTGTTTTATACGCGAGAGAAATCAAGATGTATATTGCACACCTAGTCAACAATGGCCATGTGCTGCTGGTCAAAAATATTACGGTCGTGGACCGATCCAACTAACTCA CAACTACAACTACGGGCCAGCAGGGAATGCAATAAATTCGAATTTGCTGAGCAACCCTGATTTAGTCGCCACAAATGCAGTTATATCTTTCAAGACAGCCATTTGGTTTTGGATGACACCACAAGGAAACAAACCATCTTGTCATGATGTTATTACTGGTAGATGGCAGCCTTCAAGTGCTGACACAGCTGCAGGAAGAGTCCCTGGATATGGTGTTCTAACCAACATCATTAATGGTGGACTCGAGTGTGGGCGTGGCCCAGATGGTAGAGTTGCTGATAGGATTGGATTTTTCAAACGATATTGCGACATGTTGGGTATTGGTTATGGCAACAACTTAGATTGCTACAATCAaaggtctttttaa